TCGAAAACAACTGACATATAGTGGGCGTTAAGATTAAAGAAGCCCATTAGATTTCATTATGCGCAGTTATCTTGGTCATTGATAAGATTTCCATAGATTGCGCAAAACAGTCAATAGAAATGACGTCTTATAAAACTTCTAGAGTCTCTCTCACAATGAAAACAATTGCAAAATGTATCTCGATTGTATCTGTAACACGAAGCTATgctttatatctttaaatatgagaaaataaGATTCAACGAACCTGTTCTAGTTGTCATCAACTTCAtctctttttatcatttcgtatatcttgataattttatcaagtaattgACAAATCAGAAATCAGTTCATCATCCACTTGACACTGTGTATCTATTATCGAGTTAATTCtctccatattttttttcatatgtgTTTTTGAAGGTATACATTCTTAGCCAACACAAAGCCTAAAAAATCAGGTTATAAGGTCATAACACTTTAAAGATGTCTTATGACATCTTTATTTcctgatttttaattttgtgttgCTTCAATTGCCttcttatattttcttaagtAAACAATTGATAACGAGAATGGCGTAAATGTCTAAGCGACGTAAAAACCTGACTTACACATTATTTGAAAAGCCGCAAAGCCTAATATGCGTTTCAGATTAGATTAAACGTAGTTTCAACAACATAGAtgacatgtatttttattgcgcAATACGTCCACATGTTTGTATACGTTTAAAGTTAGATTAGTTATATACAAAGTTGGCCGTGAAAAATACTAACATTAACTAACTTGCGTCTCGGCTTTTTCGCTTACATTCCTGTCgctgaaaattttttgcaagtaTTTTCTTTACGGGTGTAAACCAACGCAAACGGTATTTTGCGATCTAGAAAAATCATTGACGTTTATGCACAGTCGACAAATCGAGTCGACAAACACGCGGTGTGCATACGCACGTTTTCCGCTCGACGGTGCAGCGAAATTACGCCGCAATTTTACAGTTCTACTTCGCGTTGCGTTGtcccttctttcttttttttaatgcaactttTTCCTTGAGTCATATAATTTTCTCGGCAAGCACCTTGTACATACCTGCATTCCTTCGATCACGCCGACGCGTGTTTATTCATACTTACGTAAGACCGACCGTATAATTGCATATACAAATACCTCGCCGTACGCCAAGCTATCCCTGTTGAGATCgcgataataattgaaaagttTCCATCCGGTTTTCCTATCAGATGTACAAATTCCTTTTCCcgaataattaaagataaaaatgatcgaaagaaaattagaaacttTGAGCAAAAGActcaataaaaaacaaattcttagcttgattctaaaaattttcaacacagacaggtattttttttattttttatattattgtccTAGAATTCAGTTTTTGCATTTATTCGAAAGGATTTCTATGTAAAGATAACCGTAAACaatcaaaatgtaatacaacAACTAagtagtaattataaatatattataattagattgatgttgattaaaaaagatgaactgaatttaaacttattttgaaCAAGCATATCTCTAcgaattattgaataaatgtcTTTAGGTGCATTCTATCTTGACCATTCCGAGAAAAGCAAGCTTTACTCGCAAATAAGATAATGATTGTCCACAGTTAATAACTGCACTTTATCTATAGACAATAAAACCGAAGTTGATCTTCTCCTAAATAAATGAGAAAGTTGATCACATgattcatttttaatcttcGGTTTTATTGTTTCTATAGAATACTTGTTTCTGCGTCAGTTTTATTGCTAATTGCGTTTAGAATGTACTTAAAACCTTTTAAAATGCATaacatcttataaaataatcactgtataactatatattatgCTGATATATAATCTAGGATTATTTTAAGTCGAAATTAAACCAGACGAAATTGCGAACAGGAAAACGCAAgagttttgtttatatatttatgacaaGGTATgtacttaaattttgtaaaaggtTTGCCTGAGAATTCtggatttttttcagaaattttgttcaaaatttcaaataaaattagagaattttttaatgcagctttgaagtaaattttattttattatttcttaatataatgtaactaATAATGTatcttattaaaagtatatacagAATATGAAACATGATCAAACATATAACGCCAATTTAGAATGCACTATCTTTTATTAtccttcattttttaataagaacttGCGAATTATGCGAGAATGTATATATGGATGTGTAAACCAAATTTATTGCCAATTAATTAtcaacattttgtattatcgaaaattagaaaaaataataaaagaaagagatagatttaaatttagaatttaaaaagaattggaagaataaaatttaaatttaaaagtaaaataccaaaaatttctctaagttctaataataattttaaaaaaattctaggtTTTCCGGTTTTTCCTAGTAGTACACACCTTATGAGTTCATTAACGACAAACAATTAACGCACATGCGTGTATGTGGGTGTCtaaagcaataaatatatcGTGTGATTTGCGTCACTCTGACTAGCGTGAGTCATAATCTCGATTGAAACACAGtacaaagaaacattttatcaattattcgcGGCAGATGCTCtgattaattgttaaataatgaaCACCGGTTGTTTCGTTTCTATTTTATACcgttatgtaattaaattattatttgtacctACACGATAATTAATGCTATATAGCgtgaatttaaatgtttatcaagcattacaaaaatatatacatctatacatacatataatacaatatgtgcaaaaatataggcaaaaatatattgcatcaTGTATAggatatgtgtgtgtgtgtatgtgtgtgtgtgtatatattacatacagattgcatataaatattgtaaaattgtaaaagtcaACAAACGCAAcgcaataataacaataataagtcCGCAGCTAGCAAAGTCGAATAACGTTAAATCCGTCGATGACGTAGCGCGCATAAATTTGTCGTGGTCGTACGCCAAAAGGCGGGAGGAGGAGACGCTTTTGCgcaatattgcaaaatttatatgcTTCCATTTCAGCTCTAAAACGGCAAACAGACTGAAATGCATCGCGATAGATACGAGAAACGTGCATTTTACGCAATATAAGCGGGAGAACGCGGTAGAGATTGGTTTGTATCCAATTCTCATGTTGCGATTAGCGTTATACTGCGCCGTAGATTCTAATCGGGTCATATAATAATCACGTGGACGATAGTCGCATTTAATGCAGACGCGGCCTGTGCCTTTCTTTGTCCGGAGAGGCCGGCGACGTCGCCGGAGCCTCATCGATTTCCAAGACTCAGcgaaattgttaatattgcgAAATAGAGCAAACATGTAAAGAAAAGGCCTCTGACGTTCGATGAATTCGGAATTTTAGAATTCAATCTAGTCATTCATCCACATAGTGTAAAACGCGTTcacataaaagaataaaaattgaacttaTATATAccattaaaaatcaaaatttattcttatataaaatttgtaaataaaaaatcaaaccgttttttaaataattacaaaacattaatatttgaatttatctaattattaataaatattatttttaataactttattacgaCAAAACTACCGTGTCATATAGTGTATCATTTTTTAgcataattattgcaaaattttaaattcgtGATACTactattattgcaatatttgtatcatgtatatctatcgAAATACATACTAAAATTCGTTTTGTAATTTAGTAATAAGAAAGCTAgtgaataatttcatatttaataatttaataaaatccaCCGATATGATCTACCGAAGCAGAACCGTCGGCGAGATAAACAACGTTGTATTCGTTAGTCACGGTCTTTGAAATTTGGCAACAGACAGCGGCGATTTGCAATCGTATATGCAATGTATCGCATCTGTACCTGTACGATGGCCAGACGTTACGGCGCGTGGCGCGGAGGCAAAAATTATTCGCACGAAAGCTTACGCAACGCGACAAATGCGATTTACGTAGTTTATAACGACTTATCGTTTTGGCAATTTCCGCGAAGAGATTGCCTGTAAAAATTTCCCTCTCTCAACTAGACCGCGCCGCGCTAATCGAAGCCGCACGTAATTGCGCGACGTTCAAGGCCGTTCGAAATAGCCGCTGAAAGCCGCGGCGAAACGGTCTGAAGTTAAACGCGAGCGAGCCAATCGATTTGTTTCCCCGCGCAAatcaattaaagttaataaaaacaaatagtaaataataataaaaaattaattattatattaattaatttaaaaaacaatacatCATAATAAATGACACAAAATGAATATGGCTGTAGCATCGAATcgactgtaaataattttcccACGAATTATGCGAAAGATTCCAAATTAATTTGTTCAATGCGTACGTCAAGCCCCAATGGCATTTCACATCTCATCGACTCATCGACTCTCCCCCGTTCGTGGAAGCGGTCGTTACCGCTGATATTATGACGTCAGCGGCAGCGTCGAACGTTCACCGCGGGCGAGTACATTCATACAACGCGAACAGCTGAGAATTTTGGAGGGCGCGACGTCAATCGGCCAATCACATTCCTGCGTGACCTCGACCATCATAAACTGCTCACTAATCCTTTGAGAAACCACTGTCTCCATgacaagtatttttttacgagACAGCTGGCGTGTCTTTTACCCATACGAATACAGACTACATATATGCGTAAATACGCGAACATGTGTGCATTACGTGTGAACGATTGTATGAACAAATATATTACGAATACGCCTATACgtactttctctctttctctttctctttgataaaatttaaaagtaattcgTTACTGATATTTGTTACCAAATCGAAAAAGTAATTAGTTACAAATTTTTCGACAAACtcgattacataaaattttttcttttattttcttgtgcACAATTGTtcttgttaatttataaaatcaaattatataaatgtcttGGGAAAAAGACTTTAATTTAAACGTCAAATGGCGCAGTTTaagcataatttttatgactcATGACAAAACTTTTGCGACGTTGAATATCGAGTGTGTCAGAAAGACAACAATTACCTTCTTTGTTTGacaaacaaagaaagaaaacaattttcaattttcaagaatgaatatatttgtgtattttcagccaattttgtcaaaaataaaattctccggcaggaaaattttaaatttaacgtaAAACATGTTTTgcgtaatatttgtaatatattaaattccgATTGTGCACATcatatatatctaattatgcAAAATGATAGTTATTCAAGaatacgttatatataattatataccacattatgtataataataaggACGTAAAGGACGACCTTTTGAGCACGATTGCGGGGTGTGGACAAACCATAGGCGAGTGCGAAAGGTCGTTAAAGATATcgtattttttgtaacttaCTGGATGTGTAATCTGTTGAGTGTCTTGAATTCTACAAATTGATAGATTAGCCAAGATTAGGTTCGCGAAAGTGACGAAGCGTCGATCAATTTTACGAGATCTTAAATGATGTCCTACATAAAAgtagattttttaagataattttcaaaacattCAGAGAATCTTACACGAAATCACTGTAAAAGGGGCTTGGATCAAAACTAAATTTGAAATCTACTGATCAAGTCAACAATTAAAGTTTCTCCTTAGGTGTAGAcgttctaatatatatattaccattacattaatttttaataataaaacctgCTAGATTGGTCATTACttaagaaattgtaattattaacaaaaaatactttattgaaCATTAGGTAATCCGCATGATTGACAATTTCACGTtcaatatgtataaatgaaaGATCAGCGATAGATttggattaaaattaaatataatgtttcttaatgtacaattaatttcaaatttaaatggaatttaaattatcactTCTGGCTAAAGTGTACATctaggctgcgttccgaaaatcactgccagtactgaaaatctatagctCATGtatactatagattttcagtaattGGCAATGAACTTCGGAACGCAGTCCTAATCGACACCTAATCGGCAAATCTGcttcctttttctttgctttcttCTTATCAGAATGTTTTTgatatttgttcttttttaattgcattgctTGTccgttctctttttttttccaaaacacATCGGCAATTGTATCTTATTTCCTTTTTAGAAGAGTATACACGAATTGTAACATAATTCgactaaaaagaacaggccaatTGCCTCTTCGAAACACTTgcgaataaaaacaaaatacgaGGATAAAAAGAGAGGAAACAAACacgggagagagaaaaaaattgcgagAGGCCTTGGGCGTGTTATCGCGAGCGGCGCGAGATAATTGCATCCTTGCAGTGCCGTTGCATTAGAGAACTTCGATCAAGAATGACGTATGGTATATCTCACGATCACGTGCAGCAGAAACGCGCGCAAGCGGGACAGAGGCGGCgaaggggaggaggggaggggggggaggatgACGGCGAAAGAGCGTGGTAACGACGAGAGAATCGGAGGGGGCTCGCTGAACGTATATAACCTTACGCTTGCGTCCCACCACTCAGTTCTACTTGGAGTTCGGACACGTAAGTTTCCGAACAAAGCTCACGCGAAGGgaaagtttttatttgtttagtgCGCTCGCTGTATGGGTAAGTGCGAGGCGTCTCTCGATCTCCTCACGGGATACACTCTCGCGCTCGAGTATCGAGTGTTATCGAGATTTATGGCgcggtttcttttttttttttttaatcgctcCCCCTCGTGTTTCTTTCCTCGAAAATTTTCGCACCGCGGGAATGGAACGCgcagttctctctctctttctctcttccacGCGGAAACGCACCTCTCCTCGTCCGCGGGGAATTCTCACACACACGCCCTGTTCCCCCGGAATCATTGTGTCTCCCCCTTGCGAGAGTCATCGATGACTCGATCGCTCGTAACCGTCGCGCGCGGACGGATAACGGCGAAGACGAGGAGCGCGAAAGTGCGCGGAGGCAGACGCGTGGCGAATGTAAATGAATGACCAtcacgatgacgacgacgattaCCCTCGACAATCGAGTCTCCCTTCGCCGTTGAAGAATCCTCCTCGAAAAAGGGAGGAAGTTTCGCTCGAATTCCCCGATTTCCCCTCGTGTTTCCGTCGTCGGTCTCGTCCCTCTTCGAGACCTCGTTCGTTTTCCCCGCGTGAAtcacgcaattttttttccccgaaCGGAAATCCCGCGGACGTAATCTGAGGCCGTTCGCCTCTCCCTTACCcctttctcattctctctatctctctctctctctctctctccgctcg
This sequence is a window from Monomorium pharaonis isolate MP-MQ-018 chromosome 3, ASM1337386v2, whole genome shotgun sequence. Protein-coding genes within it:
- the LOC118644934 gene encoding uncharacterized protein LOC118644934, which codes for MVYLTITCSRNARKRDRGGEGEEGRGGRMTAKERGNDERIGGGSLNVYNLTLASHHSVLLGVRTQREKSIKHGESPVEPISSCRDEHGFVPTVGRWGSEWPS